One Jannaschia sp. GRR-S6-38 genomic window carries:
- a CDS encoding acyl-CoA dehydrogenase C-terminal domain-containing protein, whose amino-acid sequence MPSYTAPTKDMQFVLHDVLKASEQSIPGYDEMDRDFTGAVLEEAGKLAQEVLHPLNVVGDTQGCTLENGVVRTPEGFKEAFDQVRDGGWTALDCDPEYGGQGLPYLMQTAVGEILSSANMAFNMYQGLTHGAYSAIHAHGTDAQKQKWLPKLTTCEWTGTMNLTEPHAGTDLGMMRTKAVPQDDGSYKITGQKIFISAGDHDMADNIVHLVLAKIQGGPEGIKGVSLFIVPKFLVNEDGSLGARNGVSVGKIEEKMGIHGNSTCVMNYDEAEGYLLGTEHKGMRAMFTMMNEARLGVGLQGYAQAEIAYQNALAYAIDRLQGRDVTGAKNPDGPADPLIVHPDIRRNLMDQKSFVEGARAFTFWGAQMIDRAHRNEDKDADGLISLLTPIIKGFLTDKGFEYATAAQQVYGGHGYIEEWGMSQFARDARIAMIYEGANGVQALDLVGRKLAQDGGKHVMAFFDMVKTFCKENAEDETLKGGFLEPLKAASKDLQAAGMYFMQNGMKNPNAALAGSYDFMTMFGHVCLGLMWARMAKEAGALLKQDGADRDFLEAKIATGRYYMQRQLPATGMHLARIQTGPETIMGLKASAF is encoded by the coding sequence ATGCCCAGCTATACCGCCCCGACCAAGGACATGCAGTTCGTCCTCCACGACGTGCTGAAAGCCTCCGAACAGTCCATCCCGGGCTATGACGAAATGGACCGCGACTTCACCGGCGCCGTGCTGGAAGAGGCCGGCAAGCTGGCGCAGGAGGTCCTGCACCCGCTCAACGTGGTGGGCGACACGCAGGGCTGCACGCTGGAGAACGGCGTCGTGCGCACCCCCGAGGGCTTCAAGGAGGCCTTCGACCAGGTCCGCGACGGCGGCTGGACGGCGCTGGACTGCGATCCGGAGTATGGCGGCCAGGGCCTGCCCTACCTCATGCAGACCGCGGTGGGCGAGATCCTGTCTTCGGCCAACATGGCCTTCAACATGTACCAGGGCCTGACCCACGGCGCCTATTCGGCGATCCACGCCCACGGCACCGACGCGCAGAAGCAGAAATGGCTGCCCAAGCTGACCACCTGCGAGTGGACCGGCACCATGAACCTGACCGAGCCGCATGCCGGTACCGATCTGGGCATGATGCGCACCAAGGCGGTGCCGCAGGATGACGGCAGCTACAAGATCACCGGCCAGAAGATCTTCATCTCCGCCGGCGACCACGACATGGCCGACAACATCGTCCACCTCGTGCTGGCCAAGATCCAGGGCGGCCCCGAGGGCATCAAGGGCGTCTCGCTCTTCATCGTGCCGAAGTTCCTCGTCAACGAGGACGGCTCGCTCGGCGCCCGCAACGGCGTCTCGGTCGGCAAGATCGAGGAGAAGATGGGCATCCACGGCAACTCGACCTGCGTGATGAATTACGACGAGGCCGAGGGCTACCTGCTCGGGACCGAGCACAAGGGCATGCGCGCCATGTTCACGATGATGAACGAGGCCCGCCTCGGCGTCGGCCTTCAGGGCTACGCCCAGGCGGAGATCGCGTATCAGAACGCGCTCGCCTATGCGATCGACCGCCTGCAGGGCCGCGACGTGACCGGCGCGAAGAACCCCGACGGCCCGGCCGATCCGCTGATCGTGCATCCCGACATCCGTCGCAACCTGATGGACCAGAAGTCCTTCGTGGAAGGCGCCCGCGCCTTCACCTTCTGGGGCGCGCAGATGATCGACCGCGCGCATCGCAACGAGGACAAGGACGCCGACGGCCTGATCTCGCTGCTGACCCCGATCATCAAGGGCTTCCTGACCGACAAGGGCTTCGAATACGCCACCGCCGCGCAGCAGGTCTATGGCGGGCATGGCTACATCGAGGAATGGGGCATGTCGCAATTCGCCCGCGACGCGCGGATCGCGATGATCTACGAGGGCGCCAACGGCGTTCAGGCGCTGGACCTCGTGGGCCGCAAGCTCGCGCAGGACGGCGGCAAGCACGTCATGGCCTTCTTCGACATGGTGAAGACCTTCTGCAAGGAGAACGCCGAGGACGAGACGCTGAAGGGCGGCTTCCTCGAGCCGCTGAAGGCGGCGTCGAAGGATCTGCAGGCGGCGGGCATGTACTTCATGCAGAACGGCATGAAGAACCCGAACGCGGCGCTCGCGGGCTCGTATGACTTCATGACCATGTTCGGCCATGTCTGCCTGGGGCTGATGTGGGCGCGGATGGCCAAGGAGGCGGGCGCGCTGCTCAAGCAAGACGGCGCGGATCGCGACTTCCTCGAAGCCAAGATCGCCACGGGCCGCTACTACATGCAGCGCCAGCTTCCGGCGACGGGGATGCATCTTGCGCGGATTCAGACCGGGCCCGAGACGATCATGGGTCTGAAGGCCAGCGCGTTCTGA
- a CDS encoding glutathione S-transferase family protein — protein sequence MTIQLHCFGESGNSYKAALALELSGLDWEPVFVDFFGGQARTPEWRAANPMGEAPLLVEGDFRLSQSGAIQQWITDRTGRFGGAGDDRYQVLRWVLWDNHKLSSVAGQTRFLMNFLPEAKRPAEVIAFLQGRLRAAYQTLDAHLAGRDWIVGDGPTNADLSCCGYLYYPEPFGFDRADWPAIDAWLDRIAALPGWKHPYDLMPGRPSDRGQ from the coding sequence ATGACGATCCAGCTTCACTGCTTCGGCGAGAGCGGCAATTCCTACAAGGCCGCGCTGGCGCTGGAGCTGTCCGGCCTCGACTGGGAGCCGGTCTTCGTGGATTTCTTCGGCGGTCAGGCACGCACGCCGGAATGGCGGGCCGCGAACCCGATGGGCGAGGCGCCGCTTCTGGTCGAGGGCGATTTCCGCCTCAGCCAGTCCGGCGCGATCCAGCAATGGATCACCGACCGCACGGGCCGCTTCGGCGGCGCGGGCGATGACCGCTACCAGGTGCTGCGCTGGGTGCTGTGGGACAATCACAAGCTCAGCTCGGTCGCCGGCCAGACCCGCTTCCTGATGAACTTCCTGCCCGAGGCCAAGCGCCCGGCGGAGGTCATCGCCTTCCTGCAGGGCCGCCTCCGGGCCGCCTACCAGACGCTCGACGCGCATCTCGCCGGCCGGGACTGGATCGTGGGCGACGGCCCGACCAATGCCGATCTCTCCTGCTGCGGCTATCTCTATTACCCAGAACCGTTCGGCTTCGACCGCGCGGACTGGCCCGCCATCGACGCCTGGCTCGACCGCATCGCGGCCCTGCCCGGCTGGAAACACCCTTACGATCTGATGCCCGGTCGGCCGTCCGACCGCGGCCAATGA
- a CDS encoding acetyl-CoA C-acetyltransferase: protein MTEAYIYDAVRTPRGKGRPDGSLHEVTAARLSAQVLDALADRAGLEGHAVEDVIWGNATQVAEQGGCLARTAVLASKLHEAIPGLSINRFCASGMEAVNLAANQVRGGAGDGYIAGGVECMSRVAMGSDGAAIAVDPSIAMNSYFVPQGISADIIATEYGITRDQADAFAMQSQKRAKAAWDDHRFDRSVITVRDVNGLAILDHDEYMRPGTDMQTLGALNPAFEAMGTTMPGFDKIALMKYPHLEKINHIHHAGNSSGIVDGAAGVLIGSKEFGEKWGLKPRARIRATAKIGTDPTIMLTGPVPVTEKILGDAGMAIDDIDLFEVNEAFSSVVLRFMQRFEVDHAKLNVNGGAIAMGHPLGASGAIIIGTLLDEMERADKETGLATLCVASGMGAATIIERV from the coding sequence ATGACCGAAGCCTATATCTACGACGCCGTCCGCACGCCGCGCGGCAAGGGGCGGCCCGATGGCAGCCTGCACGAGGTCACCGCCGCACGCCTCTCGGCGCAGGTGCTCGATGCGCTCGCCGACCGCGCGGGGCTCGAGGGCCACGCCGTCGAGGACGTGATCTGGGGCAACGCGACGCAGGTCGCCGAACAGGGCGGCTGCCTCGCGCGGACCGCCGTGCTGGCCTCGAAGCTGCACGAGGCGATCCCGGGCCTGTCGATCAACCGCTTCTGCGCCTCCGGCATGGAAGCCGTGAACCTGGCCGCCAACCAGGTGCGCGGCGGCGCGGGCGACGGCTATATCGCCGGCGGGGTCGAGTGCATGTCCCGCGTGGCCATGGGCTCGGACGGGGCGGCCATCGCGGTCGATCCCTCCATCGCGATGAACAGCTATTTCGTCCCGCAGGGAATCTCGGCCGACATCATCGCGACCGAGTACGGCATCACGCGCGATCAGGCCGACGCCTTCGCGATGCAGAGCCAGAAGCGCGCCAAGGCCGCCTGGGACGACCACCGCTTCGACCGCTCGGTCATCACCGTGCGCGACGTGAACGGGTTGGCGATCCTCGACCATGACGAATACATGCGCCCCGGCACCGACATGCAGACGCTGGGCGCGCTGAACCCCGCCTTCGAGGCGATGGGCACCACCATGCCCGGCTTCGACAAGATCGCGCTGATGAAGTACCCGCATCTCGAGAAGATCAACCACATCCACCATGCCGGGAACTCCTCGGGCATCGTGGACGGCGCCGCGGGCGTGCTGATCGGCTCCAAGGAATTCGGCGAGAAATGGGGCCTCAAGCCGCGGGCGCGGATCCGGGCCACCGCCAAGATCGGCACCGATCCGACGATCATGCTGACCGGCCCCGTCCCGGTGACCGAGAAGATCCTCGGCGATGCCGGAATGGCTATCGACGATATCGACCTTTTCGAGGTCAACGAGGCCTTCTCCTCGGTGGTGTTGCGCTTCATGCAGCGCTTCGAGGTCGATCACGCCAAGCTCAACGTCAATGGCGGCGCCATCGCCATGGGCCACCCGTTGGGCGCCTCGGGCGCGATCATCATCGGCACCCTGCTCGACGAGATGGAGCGCGCGGACAAGGAAACCGGTCTCGCCACGCTCTGCGTCGCCTCGGGCATGGGCGCGGCCACCATCATCGAGCGGGTCTGA
- a CDS encoding 3-hydroxyacyl-CoA dehydrogenase NAD-binding domain-containing protein — protein MADFTMQTDADGVATITWDVKDKSMNVLSLEGWDDLDACVTQALGDDAVKGIVITSGKADSFAGGMDLNVIAKMKASAGDEPENGLFEGLMRSHGILRKIERAGMDPKKLTGGKPVACALPGTALGIGLEIPLACHRIFCADNPKAKIGLPEIMVGIFPGMGGTTRLARKMGAMAASPFLLEGKLSDPKKAAAAGLIDEVVEDPLAAAKAWVLQATDKDIVKPWDAKGYKMPGGAPYHPAGFMTFVGASAMVNGKTQGVYPAAKALLSAVYEGALVPFDTALKIEARWFTHVLMNPSSEAMIRSLFINKEALEKGANRPDVPDQKVSKVGILGAGMMGAGIAYVSAQAGIEVVLIDREQAAADKGKAYSEGILDKGMSRKKVTAEKKDEVLGRITATTDLDALKGCDLIVEAVFEDVGVKAEMTKKVEAVVGPDCIFATNTSTLPITELAKASERPEQFIGIHFFSPVDKMLLVEIIKGAKTGDVAVAKALDFVRQIRKTPIVVNDARFFYANRCIIPYINEGIRMVKEGVEPALIENAAKLVGMPLGPLQLVDETSIDLGVKIAKATKAAMGDAYPDEAVDEVLFWMADEGRLGRKSNAGFYEYDEKGKRQLLWDGISQRYAVSDDQPDLHEVQNRLLFAQVLEAVRALEEGVLEDIREGDVGAILGWGFAPWSGGPFSWLDIVGADWAVETTEALTAAHGARFETPKMLRDMAADGRSFYGEAAAKAA, from the coding sequence ATGGCCGATTTCACCATGCAGACCGACGCGGACGGCGTCGCCACCATCACCTGGGACGTGAAGGACAAGTCGATGAACGTGCTCAGCCTCGAAGGCTGGGACGATCTCGACGCCTGCGTCACGCAAGCGCTGGGCGACGACGCCGTGAAGGGCATCGTCATCACCTCCGGCAAGGCGGACAGCTTCGCCGGCGGCATGGACCTCAACGTCATCGCCAAGATGAAGGCCAGCGCCGGCGACGAGCCCGAGAATGGTCTCTTCGAGGGGCTGATGCGCAGCCATGGCATCCTGCGCAAGATCGAGCGCGCGGGCATGGACCCCAAGAAGCTGACCGGCGGCAAGCCCGTCGCCTGCGCCCTGCCCGGCACCGCGCTGGGCATCGGGCTGGAGATCCCGCTGGCCTGCCACCGCATCTTCTGCGCCGACAATCCGAAGGCCAAGATCGGCCTGCCCGAGATCATGGTCGGCATCTTCCCCGGCATGGGTGGCACCACGCGCCTCGCGCGCAAGATGGGCGCGATGGCGGCCTCGCCCTTTCTTCTGGAGGGCAAGCTCTCGGACCCGAAGAAGGCCGCCGCGGCGGGCCTGATCGACGAGGTGGTCGAGGACCCGCTCGCCGCCGCGAAGGCCTGGGTGCTGCAGGCCACCGACAAGGACATCGTCAAGCCCTGGGACGCGAAGGGCTACAAGATGCCGGGCGGCGCGCCCTATCACCCGGCGGGCTTCATGACCTTCGTCGGCGCCTCGGCGATGGTGAACGGGAAGACGCAAGGGGTCTATCCGGCCGCCAAGGCGCTGCTGTCGGCGGTCTATGAAGGCGCGCTCGTGCCCTTCGACACCGCGCTGAAGATCGAGGCGCGCTGGTTCACCCATGTGCTGATGAACCCCTCCTCCGAGGCGATGATCCGCTCGCTCTTCATCAACAAGGAAGCACTGGAGAAGGGCGCGAACCGCCCCGATGTGCCCGATCAGAAGGTGTCCAAGGTGGGCATCCTCGGCGCCGGCATGATGGGCGCGGGCATCGCCTATGTCAGCGCGCAGGCCGGGATCGAGGTCGTGCTGATCGACCGCGAACAGGCCGCCGCCGACAAGGGCAAGGCCTATTCCGAGGGCATCCTCGACAAGGGGATGTCGCGCAAGAAGGTCACGGCCGAGAAGAAGGACGAGGTCTTGGGCCGCATCACCGCCACGACCGATCTCGACGCGCTGAAGGGCTGCGACCTGATCGTCGAGGCCGTGTTCGAGGATGTGGGCGTCAAGGCCGAGATGACGAAGAAGGTCGAGGCCGTGGTCGGCCCGGACTGCATCTTCGCAACCAACACCTCGACCCTGCCGATCACCGAGCTGGCAAAGGCCAGCGAACGGCCCGAGCAGTTCATCGGCATCCACTTCTTCTCGCCCGTCGACAAGATGCTGCTGGTCGAGATCATCAAGGGCGCGAAGACCGGCGACGTGGCCGTGGCCAAGGCGCTCGACTTCGTGCGCCAGATCCGCAAGACGCCGATCGTCGTCAACGACGCGCGCTTCTTCTACGCTAACCGCTGCATCATCCCCTACATCAACGAGGGGATCCGCATGGTGAAGGAAGGCGTCGAACCCGCCCTGATCGAGAACGCGGCCAAGCTGGTCGGCATGCCGCTCGGCCCGCTGCAGCTGGTCGACGAGACCTCGATCGACCTGGGCGTGAAGATCGCCAAGGCCACCAAGGCCGCGATGGGCGACGCCTATCCGGACGAGGCGGTGGACGAGGTGCTGTTCTGGATGGCCGACGAGGGCCGCCTCGGCCGCAAGTCGAACGCGGGCTTCTACGAGTATGACGAGAAGGGGAAGCGTCAGCTTCTCTGGGACGGCATCTCGCAGCGCTACGCGGTGTCCGATGACCAGCCCGACCTGCACGAGGTGCAGAACCGCCTGCTCTTCGCGCAGGTGCTCGAAGCCGTCCGCGCGCTGGAGGAAGGCGTGCTGGAGGATATCCGCGAGGGCGACGTGGGCGCCATCCTCGGCTGGGGCTTCGCGCCCTGGTCGGGCGGCCCGTTCTCCTGGCTCGACATCGTCGGCGCCGACTGGGCGGTCGAGACGACCGAGGCGCTGACCGCCGCGCACGGCGCCCGGTTCGAGACGCCCAAGATGCTGCGCGACATGGCCGCGGACGGCCGCAGCTTCTACGGCGAGGCGGCTGCGAAAGCCGCCTGA
- a CDS encoding Type II secretory pathway, pullulanase PulA, translated as MILSPGRGYVFVHAPKTGGTAMTLALEARARADDILIGDTPKAVRRRRRIAGAQTAGRLWKHSTLADVRGLLPDSVLDGLRPVMLVRNPWDRMVSYYHWLRAQDFDHPAVAAARAKSFGDFVMDAEVGESFRRQPFASYVAGGRDPIFLRLEHLDADLPAFAALLGFRPEMPHANRSDRAADWRGYYDARTRAQVGAVCAEDIARFGYAFDG; from the coding sequence GTGATCCTGTCGCCGGGGCGCGGCTATGTCTTCGTGCATGCGCCGAAGACTGGCGGCACCGCGATGACGCTGGCGCTGGAAGCGCGGGCCCGGGCCGACGACATCCTGATCGGGGACACGCCCAAGGCGGTCCGGCGGCGCCGGCGGATCGCGGGGGCGCAGACGGCGGGCCGGCTGTGGAAGCATTCGACGCTGGCCGATGTGCGCGGCCTGCTGCCCGACAGCGTTCTGGACGGGCTGCGCCCGGTGATGCTGGTGCGCAATCCCTGGGACCGGATGGTGAGCTATTACCACTGGCTGCGCGCGCAGGATTTCGACCACCCCGCCGTGGCGGCGGCCCGCGCGAAGAGCTTCGGCGATTTCGTGATGGACGCGGAGGTGGGCGAGAGCTTTCGCCGCCAGCCCTTCGCCAGCTACGTCGCGGGCGGGCGCGATCCGATCTTCCTCCGGCTGGAGCATCTGGACGCCGACCTGCCGGCCTTCGCCGCGCTGCTGGGATTCCGGCCGGAGATGCCGCATGCCAACCGCTCTGACCGTGCGGCCGATTGGCGGGGCTATTACGATGCGCGGACCCGCGCGCAGGTGGGCGCGGTCTGCGCCGAGGATATCGCGCGCTTCGGCTACGCTTTCGACGGCTAA
- a CDS encoding DMT family transporter, with the protein MENRTLAAAGAILAAMTVIGFIDQYIRLLADASSLWTFHLLRTAMMWALVLGWLVLAARGIRVVRWRGVLARSALMSTAMIVYFGALGFMPVAQVAAGLFTAPIWVLILSVAFFGQRIGAARILAVILGFAGVILVVAPDPAQVSPFVFAPVVAGAFYALAVIATREWCRDESALVLSMGIFSFMGLWALGGIAVLALAGETGGFLGRGFVPPTATVWAVCALQAGGSLLAVILLTRGYQLAEASVVSVFEYSVLATSALFGFLVWGETMGPGGLLGLALIAGAGSVIALRGRRVPA; encoded by the coding sequence ATGGAGAATAGAACCCTGGCGGCGGCGGGCGCGATCCTGGCGGCGATGACCGTGATCGGCTTCATCGACCAGTATATCCGCCTGCTGGCCGACGCCTCCAGCCTGTGGACCTTCCACCTGCTGCGCACGGCGATGATGTGGGCGCTGGTGCTGGGCTGGCTGGTCCTGGCCGCGCGGGGCATCCGGGTGGTGCGCTGGCGCGGCGTCCTGGCGCGCTCGGCGCTGATGTCGACGGCGATGATCGTCTATTTCGGCGCCTTGGGCTTCATGCCGGTGGCGCAGGTCGCGGCAGGGCTGTTCACGGCGCCGATCTGGGTTTTGATCCTGTCGGTGGCCTTCTTCGGCCAGCGCATCGGGGCGGCGCGCATCCTCGCCGTGATCCTGGGCTTCGCGGGCGTGATCCTCGTGGTGGCGCCCGACCCGGCGCAGGTCTCGCCTTTCGTCTTCGCGCCGGTCGTCGCCGGCGCCTTCTACGCGCTGGCGGTGATCGCCACGCGCGAATGGTGCCGGGACGAGAGCGCGCTGGTCCTGTCGATGGGCATCTTCAGCTTCATGGGCCTCTGGGCGCTGGGCGGGATCGCGGTGCTGGCGCTCGCGGGCGAGACCGGCGGCTTCCTCGGCCGCGGCTTCGTGCCGCCGACGGCGACGGTCTGGGCGGTCTGCGCGCTGCAGGCGGGGGGCAGCCTGCTGGCGGTGATCCTGCTGACGCGGGGCTACCAGCTGGCCGAGGCCTCGGTCGTGTCGGTCTTCGAATATTCGGTGCTCGCGACCTCGGCGCTGTTCGGCTTCCTCGTCTGGGGCGAGACGATGGGGCCGGGGGGGCTGCTGGGCCTCGCGCTGATCGCGGGGGCGGGTTCGGTCATCGCGCTGCGCGGGCGGCGGGTGCCGGCGTGA
- a CDS encoding AMP-binding protein — protein MGWMADESGLDRGPANHVALTPLSHLNRAAAIWPAREAVVYRDRRFSYADLRDRVTRQAAMLAGMGIEPGDVVATLLPNIPAQVEASFGVPACGAVLNTINTRLDTDTVAYILDHGGAKVLLVDTQFLDLAEDACARLDNPPEIVEVPDPAAGFPASGRHLQYEERLAAADPGFDWIMPQDEWESLALNYTSGTTGRPKGVVYHHRGAYLITMGTVVSWRIVLHPRVLVVVPLFHCNGWCHTWMMPLVGGTVICLRDVTAKDIYDAIADEGVTHFGGAPIVLNALVNAPAAERRAFDHVVEVYTAGAPPPAATLGKMEALGFNVTHVYGLTETYGHVVENVWQDDLWSGEAPEARAQLKARQGVAFPMMEGVEVFGDDGAPVPADGRTQGEIAMRGNAVMKGYYRNPEATAEAFAGGWFRSGDIAVKHPDGYIQIADRAKDIIISGGENVSSVEVEGCLMHHDAVSLCAVVAKPDEKWGEVPCAFVELKDGATANEAELIAFARERLAGFKTPKAVVFGPLPKTSTGKIQKFVLRKQVRDEAEAASA, from the coding sequence ATGGGCTGGATGGCGGACGAAAGCGGGCTGGACCGCGGCCCGGCGAACCATGTGGCGCTGACGCCGCTGTCCCATCTCAACCGTGCGGCCGCGATCTGGCCGGCGCGCGAGGCCGTGGTCTACCGCGACCGCCGGTTCAGCTATGCCGATCTGCGCGACCGCGTGACGCGCCAGGCGGCGATGCTGGCCGGCATGGGGATCGAGCCGGGCGACGTCGTGGCGACGCTCCTGCCCAACATCCCCGCGCAGGTCGAGGCGAGCTTCGGCGTGCCCGCCTGCGGCGCGGTGCTCAACACCATCAACACCCGGCTCGACACCGACACGGTCGCCTACATCCTCGATCACGGCGGCGCCAAGGTCCTGCTTGTCGACACGCAATTCCTCGACCTCGCGGAAGACGCCTGCGCCCGGCTAGACAACCCGCCCGAGATCGTCGAGGTGCCCGATCCCGCGGCGGGCTTCCCCGCCTCCGGCCGGCACCTTCAATACGAGGAGCGGCTGGCCGCCGCCGATCCCGGCTTCGATTGGATCATGCCGCAGGACGAATGGGAAAGCCTCGCACTCAACTACACCTCGGGCACGACCGGACGGCCCAAGGGCGTCGTCTACCACCATCGCGGCGCCTACCTGATCACCATGGGCACGGTCGTCAGCTGGCGCATCGTGCTGCATCCGCGCGTGCTGGTCGTGGTGCCGCTCTTTCACTGCAACGGCTGGTGCCACACCTGGATGATGCCGCTGGTCGGCGGCACGGTGATCTGCCTGCGCGACGTCACCGCCAAGGATATCTACGACGCCATCGCCGACGAGGGCGTGACCCATTTCGGCGGCGCGCCCATCGTGCTGAACGCGCTGGTCAACGCCCCGGCCGCGGAACGCCGCGCGTTCGACCACGTGGTCGAGGTCTATACCGCCGGCGCCCCGCCGCCCGCCGCGACGCTAGGCAAGATGGAAGCGCTCGGCTTCAACGTCACTCATGTCTACGGCCTGACCGAGACCTACGGCCATGTCGTCGAGAATGTCTGGCAGGACGACCTCTGGTCCGGCGAGGCGCCCGAGGCGCGCGCCCAGCTCAAGGCGCGGCAGGGCGTGGCCTTCCCGATGATGGAAGGCGTCGAGGTCTTCGGCGACGACGGCGCCCCCGTGCCCGCCGACGGCCGGACGCAGGGCGAGATCGCGATGCGCGGCAATGCCGTGATGAAAGGCTACTATCGCAATCCCGAGGCCACGGCCGAGGCGTTCGCGGGCGGCTGGTTCCGCTCGGGCGACATCGCGGTCAAGCATCCCGACGGCTACATCCAGATCGCCGACCGGGCGAAGGACATCATCATTTCGGGCGGCGAGAACGTCTCCTCGGTCGAGGTCGAGGGCTGCCTGATGCATCACGACGCCGTCTCGCTCTGTGCCGTGGTGGCCAAGCCGGACGAGAAATGGGGCGAGGTGCCCTGCGCCTTCGTCGAGCTGAAGGATGGCGCGACGGCCAACGAGGCGGAGCTGATCGCCTTCGCGCGCGAGCGTTTGGCCGGATTCAAGACGCCCAAGGCGGTGGTCTTCGGCCCCCTGCCCAAGACGTCGACCGGCAAGATCCAGAAATTCGTCCTGCGCAAGCAGGTCCGCGACGAAGCGGAGGCGGCATCCGCTTGA